One Curtobacterium sp. BH-2-1-1 genomic region harbors:
- a CDS encoding class F sortase: MHVRSGRRPSSLPLVLAAVSAVTMLGLGVGGVVTATNSTAPGTARDMHGDPVRLEAPVASAPGAGATSSGSGRLSVPSVRLDVPLGALDAVRGRITPPGFRSAYLVRDVGVTPEHAASGTVVVVMHSLRGGGTAPGNFLTDVDRGRSRVATGAAVTVAGVAYTVTGSTLVDKDRIADDADVWGDVPDRLLLITCLEHPDGSPSTQNLVITATRA, from the coding sequence GTGCACGTCCGATCCGGTCGACGACCGTCCTCACTCCCGCTCGTCCTCGCCGCCGTGAGCGCGGTCACGATGCTCGGCCTCGGGGTCGGCGGGGTGGTCACCGCGACGAACTCGACGGCACCCGGCACCGCGCGCGACATGCACGGCGACCCCGTCCGGCTCGAGGCACCCGTCGCGAGCGCTCCCGGAGCCGGAGCGACGTCCAGTGGGTCCGGACGCCTCAGCGTCCCGTCCGTGCGCCTCGACGTCCCGCTCGGTGCCCTCGACGCCGTGCGCGGCAGGATCACGCCGCCGGGGTTCCGGTCGGCGTACCTGGTCCGCGACGTCGGGGTCACCCCCGAGCACGCCGCGTCCGGCACCGTGGTCGTGGTGATGCACTCCCTGCGGGGCGGCGGCACCGCCCCGGGGAACTTCCTGACGGACGTCGATCGGGGTCGGAGTCGGGTCGCGACCGGTGCCGCGGTGACGGTCGCGGGCGTGGCGTACACGGTGACCGGCTCGACCCTGGTGGACAAGGACCGCATCGCCGACGACGCCGACGTGTGGGGCGACGTCCCCGACCGTCTGCTCCTCATCACCTGCCTCGAACACCCGGACGGCTCACCGTCGACGCAGAACCTCGTGATCACCGCCACACGGGCGTGA
- a CDS encoding sigma-70 family RNA polymerase sigma factor: protein MAALWSRHHRAAVRHAIGLVGSSDAEDVASEAFTNVIGAIERGAGPDELFRPYLYTVIRNVANTEFRRRARHTDADVDFDAFEDSGADAATEMARAADRTALGRAFSTLPERWQSVLWYTEVEGLRPRHVAPLVDLQPGAVSSLAFRARRALRAAWVQEHLATDGLPDECRRRLAAFGAYEAGTLTARDRRQLEAHIRDCVHCPPVLEDTRRLAGRIAAALLPPVVGLGIGHAVLHADAPAAAAVSPARSAPATGAARRAPLPVTGVVGVVAALVVVTTVVAVAGTWSDGHPTGTSTAGARAPGPAGVPAPSGEHPAPADRTAPVHVAEPSPVPSPGRDDTGAPTTVPTAPTPVVDTVLGDSSPGASSTPDVRTDEPSANPTSPGTGGSSTTGGVDPQLPRSAPPVPAEDTMLVASRTVELTGTATPGSRVEVRSGTLTAATTAGSDGTWRTTLRFSGDGVERVSITATTPDHATSVPVVVTVTVDTTAPAAPTIATTWTPTDTTPPVFSGTAEAGSTIDVTVVRGTSGTSGTNSTGGTSGTSGTGDTSGTNGTSSTATASTTTGADGHWRVAVDGLTPTATGIRATARDAAGNTSAATSSAPFAFVPTIADPADGSTATGGPLPVTITGWADTDVEVAVDGALVGTVSTGAGGRFSGHIRRGDTGLTPGRHTITVRYRDDAGASTETATVTITVAD from the coding sequence GTGGCAGCGCTGTGGAGCCGGCACCACCGCGCCGCCGTCCGGCACGCGATCGGACTCGTGGGCTCCTCGGACGCCGAGGACGTCGCCTCCGAGGCCTTCACGAACGTCATCGGTGCGATCGAACGCGGGGCCGGCCCGGACGAACTCTTCCGCCCGTACCTGTACACGGTCATCCGCAACGTCGCCAACACCGAGTTCCGCCGACGCGCCCGCCACACGGACGCCGACGTCGACTTCGACGCCTTCGAGGACTCCGGCGCCGACGCGGCGACGGAGATGGCCCGCGCCGCCGACCGCACGGCCCTGGGGCGAGCGTTCAGCACCCTGCCCGAACGGTGGCAGAGCGTGCTCTGGTACACCGAGGTCGAGGGACTGCGACCTCGACACGTCGCCCCGTTGGTCGACCTCCAGCCCGGCGCCGTCTCGTCCCTGGCGTTCCGAGCACGGCGGGCGCTCCGCGCGGCCTGGGTCCAGGAACACCTCGCGACGGACGGCCTGCCCGACGAGTGCCGTCGGCGACTGGCCGCGTTCGGCGCCTACGAGGCGGGCACGCTCACCGCGCGCGACCGTCGTCAGCTCGAGGCGCACATCCGCGACTGCGTGCACTGCCCGCCGGTGCTCGAGGACACGCGCCGACTCGCCGGACGGATCGCGGCGGCACTCCTCCCGCCGGTGGTCGGTCTGGGCATCGGTCACGCGGTGCTGCACGCAGACGCCCCCGCCGCGGCGGCCGTGTCCCCCGCTCGCTCGGCCCCGGCGACGGGTGCTGCTCGCCGAGCACCCCTGCCGGTCACCGGGGTGGTCGGCGTGGTCGCAGCGCTCGTCGTCGTCACGACCGTCGTCGCGGTCGCCGGGACGTGGTCGGACGGCCACCCGACCGGCACGTCCACCGCCGGCGCGCGCGCACCAGGTCCCGCGGGCGTCCCGGCGCCGTCAGGTGAGCACCCCGCACCGGCCGACCGCACCGCCCCGGTCCACGTCGCCGAACCGAGTCCCGTGCCGTCGCCCGGTCGCGACGACACCGGCGCACCGACGACGGTCCCGACCGCTCCGACCCCCGTCGTCGACACGGTCCTCGGGGACTCCTCCCCAGGGGCGTCCTCGACACCCGACGTCCGCACCGACGAACCGAGCGCGAACCCCACGTCACCGGGGACCGGCGGCTCCTCGACCACCGGGGGCGTCGACCCGCAGCTGCCGCGCTCCGCTCCCCCGGTCCCGGCCGAGGACACGATGCTCGTCGCCAGCCGGACCGTCGAGCTCACCGGGACGGCGACGCCCGGCAGCCGCGTCGAGGTCCGCTCCGGCACCCTGACCGCCGCGACCACCGCCGGGTCCGACGGCACGTGGAGGACCACGCTGCGGTTCTCCGGGGACGGGGTCGAACGGGTCAGCATCACCGCGACGACGCCGGACCACGCCACCTCGGTCCCCGTGGTCGTCACGGTCACCGTGGACACCACGGCTCCGGCGGCGCCGACGATCGCGACGACCTGGACGCCCACCGACACCACCCCGCCGGTGTTCTCCGGCACCGCCGAGGCCGGCAGCACGATCGACGTCACCGTCGTCCGCGGCACGAGCGGCACGAGCGGCACGAACAGCACGGGCGGCACGAGCGGCACGAGCGGCACGGGCGACACGAGCGGCACGAACGGCACGAGCAGCACGGCCACCGCGTCGACCACCACCGGTGCCGACGGTCACTGGCGCGTCGCGGTGGACGGCCTCACCCCGACCGCCACTGGGATCCGCGCCACCGCACGGGACGCCGCCGGGAACACCTCCGCGGCGACGAGCAGCGCCCCCTTCGCGTTTGTCCCGACCATCGCCGACCCCGCCGACGGGAGCACCGCGACGGGCGGCCCGCTGCCGGTCACGATCACCGGCTGGGCGGACACCGACGTCGAGGTCGCCGTCGACGGCGCGCTCGTCGGCACGGTGTCGACCGGAGCCGGGGGCCGGTTCAGCGGGCACATCCGGCGCGGGGACACCGGGCTGACGCCGGGTCGGCACACCATCACGGTGCGCTACCGCGACGATGCGGGCGCGTCCACCGAGACCGCCACGGTGACGATCACCGTGGCGGACTGA
- a CDS encoding HD domain-containing protein: protein MTTTISCPRCRAVRRPTGVHRCPGPDDPARALGVGTCVAVVLDVLAGVGRPFLVGGVVRDALFRASGRAVPVADDHDVDVEVHGTDTASVVDALRAAGAVVVTTGARFEVLKVVVEGVHVDVAVVPGIADDDGLAAAAVRRDFTVNAVAWDPATNEYVDAVGGIDDAARGVLRHTSDRFGDDPLRVLRAVQLVARFDLVLDPSTVDVARSLVDAFPSVAAERVWPEIRKTARGDHQSRALQVLHDTGWERHLPELAAVRDVPQDPRWHPEGPVHVHLGLAADAAAAACTADGVTGEDRTVVVLGALLHDLGKAGDGTQRERDDDGTVRVRSLGHEVSGARAARDLLRRIGAPRALTERIATIVREHMVVHSTDGAAPSVPAARRLLRRLGGSMATAECWARVCEADSQGRGAASGPSPAWAWLAVMRADEAAGPRVRLVTGRDLVAAGLAPGPRFREVLDAAAEAQDEGRFEDAAGAQRWLRERLSPPR, encoded by the coding sequence GTGACCACCACCATCTCCTGCCCCCGCTGCCGAGCCGTTCGCCGCCCCACCGGGGTGCACCGCTGCCCCGGACCGGACGACCCGGCCCGAGCGCTGGGCGTGGGCACCTGCGTCGCCGTGGTCCTGGACGTGCTCGCCGGTGTCGGCCGACCGTTCCTCGTCGGCGGGGTGGTCCGCGACGCGCTGTTCCGTGCGTCCGGGCGCGCGGTCCCCGTCGCCGACGACCACGACGTCGACGTCGAGGTGCACGGCACGGACACCGCCTCGGTCGTCGACGCGCTGCGCGCGGCGGGAGCCGTCGTCGTCACCACGGGGGCGCGCTTCGAGGTCCTCAAGGTCGTGGTCGAGGGCGTGCACGTCGACGTCGCGGTCGTGCCGGGGATCGCCGACGACGACGGGCTCGCCGCGGCCGCCGTCCGTCGCGACTTCACGGTCAACGCGGTCGCGTGGGACCCGGCGACGAACGAGTACGTCGACGCGGTCGGTGGGATCGACGACGCTGCCCGAGGTGTGCTCCGACACACCTCGGACCGGTTCGGGGACGATCCGCTGCGGGTGCTGCGCGCCGTGCAGCTGGTGGCGCGCTTCGACCTCGTGCTCGACCCGTCGACGGTGGACGTCGCCCGGTCGCTGGTGGACGCGTTCCCGTCCGTGGCCGCGGAGCGGGTCTGGCCGGAGATCCGGAAGACGGCGCGGGGCGACCACCAGTCGCGGGCGCTCCAGGTGCTGCACGACACCGGGTGGGAGCGGCACCTCCCGGAACTCGCCGCGGTGCGCGACGTGCCGCAGGACCCGCGGTGGCACCCCGAGGGGCCCGTGCACGTGCACCTGGGGCTCGCGGCGGACGCTGCTGCCGCTGCCTGCACGGCCGACGGCGTCACCGGCGAGGACCGCACCGTCGTGGTGCTCGGCGCGCTCCTGCACGACCTCGGCAAGGCGGGCGACGGGACGCAGCGGGAGCGGGACGACGACGGCACGGTCCGGGTCCGCAGCCTCGGGCACGAGGTCTCGGGCGCGCGGGCGGCGCGGGACCTGCTGCGTCGGATCGGCGCGCCGCGCGCCCTCACCGAGCGCATCGCCACGATCGTGCGAGAGCACATGGTGGTGCACTCGACCGACGGTGCGGCGCCGTCGGTGCCGGCAGCGCGCCGACTGCTCCGTCGTCTCGGCGGGTCGATGGCGACCGCCGAGTGCTGGGCCCGGGTGTGCGAGGCGGACTCGCAGGGACGGGGTGCGGCGTCCGGGCCGTCACCGGCGTGGGCGTGGCTCGCGGTCATGCGTGCCGACGAGGCCGCGGGACCCCGGGTGCGCCTGGTGACCGGGCGGGACCTCGTCGCGGCGGGGCTCGCGCCGGGGCCGCGGTTCCGGGAGGTCCTGGACGCCGCGGCCGAGGCGCAGGACGAGGGGCGCTTCGAGGACGCGGCGGGCGCCCAGCGCTGGTTGCGGGAGCGGCTCAGTCCGCCACGGTGA
- a CDS encoding NAD(P)/FAD-dependent oxidoreductase: MADSIPHVLVLGGGSAGYTTVKQLQKHAATVPMRITLVDQNTYYTYLPFLPEVAGGHIAPKDVTFELRRALRKTRVIQGKVTGISSADKTVSIATAGGDDRTLGYDQLVVALGSVTRTFPTPGLEEYGVGFKSVEEAAYVRAKLLDNIAKAAATRDEDERRKLLTSIFVGGGYTGVEAIGELFDVSQAAIKTYPSLAGEHPRWVLIDALDRVAPEVGPELSKWTLESLRARGIDVRLKTTMPSCEGGVVKLSDGDEFATGLLVWTAGVKPNPLLDASDLPRGPKGHLAANAKLQVESEDTHEVVPGVWGLGDVAQVPDLTAEKQPAYYPPNAQNAVRQAVVAADNVVATITGKPLEEYRHPSIGTVASYGVAKGAANIKGIKMTNLLAWLAHRAYHVYAMPTLNRKARIVIGWVTGAVSGRDATSLIKETDPRRTFVEASKS; the protein is encoded by the coding sequence ATGGCAGACTCCATCCCTCACGTCCTCGTCCTCGGCGGCGGCTCCGCTGGCTACACCACCGTCAAGCAGCTCCAGAAGCACGCAGCGACCGTGCCGATGCGCATCACGCTGGTGGACCAGAACACGTACTACACGTACCTGCCGTTCCTGCCCGAGGTCGCCGGTGGCCACATCGCCCCGAAGGACGTGACCTTCGAGCTGCGCCGTGCGCTCCGCAAGACCCGGGTCATCCAGGGCAAGGTCACCGGGATCTCCTCGGCCGACAAGACCGTCTCGATCGCCACGGCCGGCGGTGACGACCGCACGCTCGGTTACGACCAGCTCGTCGTCGCGCTCGGCTCCGTCACGCGCACGTTCCCGACGCCCGGGCTCGAGGAGTACGGCGTCGGCTTCAAGAGCGTCGAAGAGGCCGCCTACGTGCGCGCGAAGCTCCTCGACAACATCGCCAAGGCCGCTGCCACCCGCGACGAGGACGAGCGCCGCAAGCTGCTCACGAGCATCTTCGTCGGCGGCGGGTACACCGGCGTCGAGGCGATCGGCGAACTGTTCGACGTCTCGCAGGCCGCCATCAAGACCTACCCGTCGCTCGCCGGCGAGCACCCCCGCTGGGTCCTCATCGACGCGCTCGACCGCGTCGCGCCCGAGGTCGGTCCGGAGCTGTCCAAGTGGACCCTCGAATCGCTGCGTGCCCGCGGCATCGACGTCCGCCTGAAGACGACCATGCCGAGCTGCGAGGGCGGCGTCGTGAAGCTCTCCGACGGCGACGAGTTCGCCACCGGCCTGCTCGTCTGGACGGCCGGCGTGAAGCCGAACCCGCTCCTCGACGCGTCCGACCTGCCGCGCGGCCCGAAGGGTCACCTCGCCGCGAACGCGAAGCTGCAGGTCGAGAGCGAGGACACCCACGAGGTCGTCCCCGGCGTCTGGGGCCTCGGCGACGTCGCGCAGGTGCCCGACCTGACGGCCGAGAAGCAGCCGGCGTACTACCCGCCGAACGCGCAGAACGCCGTCCGCCAGGCCGTCGTGGCCGCGGACAACGTGGTCGCGACGATCACGGGCAAGCCGCTCGAGGAGTACCGCCACCCGTCCATCGGCACCGTCGCGTCGTACGGTGTCGCGAAGGGTGCGGCGAACATCAAGGGCATCAAGATGACGAACCTCCTCGCGTGGCTCGCGCACCGCGCCTACCACGTGTACGCGATGCCGACGCTGAACCGCAAGGCGCGCATCGTGATCGGGTGGGTCACCGGGGCCGTGTCGGGTCGCGACGCGACGTCCCTCATCAAGGAGACCGACCCGCGCCGCACGTTCGTCGAGGCGTCGAAGTCCTAG
- a CDS encoding DEAD/DEAH box helicase produces MSAAEYTDQPGAGDQPAALWDDGTAAPEHAVVAHDEAVAAAEAAGNSAVQNLSPAFPDRAAWGTASKLRAWQVEALTKYFETEPRDFLTAATPGAGKTTFALRLATELLARGTVDRIVVVAPTEHLKRQWADSADRVGIRIDPMFKNGDGMFGRHYQGVAITYAQVGMNPEVHQKITAGGKTLVILDEVHHGGDALTWGDGIREAFSKATRRLSLSGTPFRSDTAPIPFVQYAPDEQGIRTSISDYNYGYGRALKDGVVRPVLFMAYAGQMRWKTRMGDEMSASLGEQVTKDITAQAWRTALSPEGEWMPAVLSAADKRLTEVRRGVPDAGGLVIATDTTTARAYARILQQITGERPTVVLSDEAAGSSRISAFAEDTSRWMVAVRMVSEGVDVPRLCVGVYATSASTPLFFAQVIGRFVRARRRGETASVFLPSVPGLMALAASLELERDHALDRPKDADDGMYNPEDAMVAEANKEDRASESLLEVQPFEALDSQASFDRVLYDGGEFGSGGEVGSLEELDFIGIPGLLEPDQVRDLLRARQATQAKRAKGRTPKDGMPKAAAPAPEDRPMYQTIKEQRSELHRLVSIWSRHANEPHGAIHAELRRISGGPAVAQASIEQIQKRIDVLRSRIGGRR; encoded by the coding sequence GTGAGCGCAGCCGAGTACACCGATCAGCCAGGGGCGGGGGACCAGCCCGCGGCCCTGTGGGACGACGGCACCGCAGCGCCTGAGCACGCGGTCGTCGCCCACGACGAGGCCGTCGCCGCTGCCGAGGCGGCGGGCAACTCGGCCGTGCAGAACCTGTCACCGGCCTTCCCGGACCGTGCCGCGTGGGGCACCGCGTCGAAGCTCCGCGCCTGGCAGGTCGAAGCGCTCACGAAGTACTTCGAGACCGAGCCGCGGGACTTCCTCACGGCCGCGACGCCCGGCGCCGGCAAGACCACGTTCGCGCTCCGGCTCGCGACCGAGCTCCTCGCCCGCGGCACCGTCGACCGCATCGTCGTCGTGGCCCCGACGGAGCACCTCAAGCGGCAGTGGGCGGACTCGGCGGACCGCGTCGGCATCCGGATCGATCCGATGTTCAAGAACGGCGACGGCATGTTCGGCCGGCACTACCAGGGCGTGGCGATCACGTACGCCCAGGTCGGCATGAACCCCGAGGTCCACCAGAAGATCACCGCCGGCGGCAAGACGCTCGTGATCCTCGACGAGGTCCACCACGGCGGCGACGCCCTGACCTGGGGCGACGGCATCAGAGAGGCGTTCTCGAAGGCCACCCGTCGCCTGTCCCTCTCCGGCACGCCGTTCCGCTCGGACACCGCGCCGATCCCGTTCGTGCAGTACGCCCCCGACGAGCAGGGCATCCGCACCTCGATCTCCGACTACAACTACGGCTACGGGCGCGCCCTCAAGGACGGCGTCGTCCGCCCGGTGCTCTTCATGGCGTACGCCGGGCAGATGCGCTGGAAGACCCGCATGGGCGACGAGATGTCGGCGTCGCTCGGCGAGCAGGTCACGAAGGACATCACTGCCCAGGCCTGGCGCACGGCGCTCTCACCCGAGGGCGAGTGGATGCCGGCCGTCCTCTCCGCCGCCGACAAGCGCCTGACCGAGGTCCGCCGTGGTGTGCCGGACGCCGGCGGCCTCGTCATCGCCACGGACACCACCACGGCCCGCGCGTACGCCCGCATCCTGCAGCAGATCACGGGGGAGCGGCCGACGGTCGTCCTCTCCGACGAAGCAGCGGGGTCGAGCCGGATCAGTGCCTTCGCCGAGGACACGTCCCGGTGGATGGTCGCCGTCCGCATGGTGTCCGAGGGCGTGGACGTGCCGCGGCTGTGCGTCGGCGTGTACGCCACGAGCGCGAGCACCCCGCTCTTCTTCGCCCAGGTCATCGGCCGCTTCGTCCGGGCCCGTCGCCGCGGTGAGACGGCGAGCGTGTTCCTGCCGAGCGTGCCCGGACTGATGGCGCTGGCGGCCTCCCTCGAGCTCGAGCGCGACCACGCCCTCGACCGCCCGAAGGACGCCGACGACGGGATGTACAACCCCGAGGACGCGATGGTCGCCGAGGCCAACAAGGAGGACCGCGCGTCTGAGAGCCTGCTCGAGGTCCAGCCGTTCGAGGCGCTCGACTCGCAGGCGTCCTTCGACCGTGTCCTCTACGACGGCGGCGAGTTCGGCAGCGGCGGCGAGGTGGGCTCGCTCGAGGAACTCGACTTCATCGGCATCCCGGGGCTGCTCGAACCGGACCAGGTGCGCGACCTGCTCCGTGCACGCCAGGCGACGCAGGCGAAGCGAGCGAAGGGCCGTACCCCGAAGGACGGTATGCCCAAGGCGGCCGCCCCGGCGCCCGAGGACCGCCCGATGTACCAGACGATCAAGGAACAGCGGTCCGAGCTGCACCGGCTCGTCTCGATCTGGTCCCGACACGCGAACGAACCGCACGGGGCCATCCACGCCGAACTCCGCCGCATCAGCGGTGGCCCGGCCGTGGCGCAGGCGAGCATCGAGCAGATCCAGAAGCGCATCGACGTGCTGCGCTCCCGCATCGGCGGCCGCCGGTGA
- the dinB gene encoding DNA polymerase IV has protein sequence MSKQDGRNRLVSDAPVDDVTASVLHVDMDAFFASVELLDRPDLRGLPVIVGHDSDRSVVTAATYEARKYGVNSAMPMAVAKRRCPAAIIVEPHFEKYRAKSDAVMAVFDRFTPRVEKLGIDEAFLDVAGAIRLYGTPWEIGRAIRAAVYAETGLHCSVGAASTKFVAKLASSRSKPDGLLVVPAADTVSFLHPQPVSALWGVGGKTQETLERRGIRTVGDLATTPLGSLVSALGPAGGQRLHDLAWGRDPRVVESGVGEKSIGHEVTFGHDLTERDDVARELLRLADKVAVRLRRADVQARTVALKVRYTDFTTLTRSRTLAEPTDVAKRLHREAVELYDVLHRPGNRIRLIGVRGENLVPAAASNALWDDDAPWRETETTIDAVAARFGAGVLRPASLVRGTPEGHVPHARQDEG, from the coding sequence GTGAGCAAGCAGGACGGACGCAACCGACTGGTGTCCGACGCGCCCGTCGACGACGTGACGGCGAGCGTGCTGCACGTCGACATGGACGCCTTCTTCGCCTCGGTGGAGCTGCTCGACCGGCCGGACCTCCGCGGCCTGCCGGTGATCGTCGGGCACGACTCCGACCGTTCGGTCGTCACGGCCGCCACGTACGAGGCCCGCAAGTACGGCGTCAACTCCGCGATGCCGATGGCCGTCGCCAAGCGCCGGTGCCCCGCGGCGATCATCGTCGAGCCGCACTTCGAGAAGTACCGCGCGAAGTCCGACGCCGTGATGGCCGTCTTCGACCGCTTCACGCCCCGCGTCGAGAAGCTCGGCATCGACGAGGCCTTCCTCGACGTCGCCGGGGCGATCCGGCTGTACGGCACCCCGTGGGAGATCGGTCGGGCGATCCGTGCGGCGGTGTACGCCGAGACGGGCCTGCACTGCTCCGTCGGCGCCGCGTCGACCAAGTTCGTGGCGAAGCTCGCGTCGAGTCGGTCGAAGCCGGACGGCCTGCTCGTCGTGCCGGCTGCCGACACCGTGTCGTTCCTGCACCCGCAGCCCGTGTCGGCACTGTGGGGGGTCGGCGGCAAGACGCAGGAGACCCTCGAACGACGCGGCATCCGCACCGTGGGGGACCTCGCGACCACGCCGCTGGGCTCGCTCGTCTCCGCGCTCGGTCCGGCCGGCGGTCAGCGCCTGCACGACCTCGCGTGGGGCCGCGATCCGCGCGTGGTCGAGAGCGGCGTCGGCGAGAAGTCGATCGGGCACGAGGTCACCTTCGGCCACGACCTCACCGAGCGCGACGACGTCGCCCGGGAACTCCTGCGCCTCGCCGACAAGGTGGCCGTGCGACTCCGACGGGCCGACGTCCAGGCGCGGACGGTGGCGCTCAAGGTCCGCTACACCGACTTCACCACGCTGACCCGGTCCCGCACCCTCGCGGAACCGACCGACGTCGCCAAGCGCCTGCACCGCGAAGCCGTCGAGCTGTACGACGTGCTGCACCGGCCGGGCAACCGGATCCGGCTCATCGGGGTCCGTGGCGAGAACCTCGTGCCGGCGGCGGCGAGCAACGCGCTCTGGGACGACGACGCGCCGTGGCGCGAGACCGAGACGACGATCGACGCGGTCGCCGCACGCTTCGGCGCCGGCGTGCTCCGACCGGCATCCCTGGTGCGCGGCACGCCCGAGGGGCACGTCCCGCACGCTCGGCAGGACGAAGGGTGA
- a CDS encoding FUSC family protein, whose product MPRTETTNRTAPRRRTRTQRLTDRALALDPGLVKTDGALRTLVAVPAGMAVGYAIATAFGLPAILGVMIGAMPAFITCLVIVDPSTGRTAARTGAVLVPFVVALAGSIALQPFRLLELVLIVVLLFVQFAAASWGVWAADAAIVGFAGYLCGLLLPLPETSVVPLGLVVAGSLAVTIVVRLLFRPDPHRALLRTRRGFVARGSDGLEAAAAVLAAGAVGAAADDQRARRRALRRLGRARDRYHEIALTVDGMLAASGVDADTTAEELHRLVFDTHFAIDELGRAAGALVEQGAPSDVRHAALRAVTLVLRHGGSHGQEAAHTLLARYGITASAADDGSRTTALVRRMAAEFTDLRSAGLRWRELRDELPRHGAGVPFATPVILAGGRPAGAVPVVADAVAEGPWRRWHLTASLRTAVHAAIAVAIVEPLALLLDGSRFYWGVIGVMIVLAGTNTTHERIRKGLHRGVGTVVGGAVGIVLVHLLGTTHPWVTIVLVCVLLAVGTYGFGGVYSVWAACLVVVLCQVYAFSGTFTDALIPMRLAENLLGAAVAVLVSAVVFPIATRAVIRRAVRRQLVAVRAFVLALVGVEDDDEADAADTAEADRARRDLRARSRAVDAATYQLDAVLRPMVRFPTGGPARADARTRASLQAAATFAREAAGRLGSAPQDPPAALRGAADRLAASIAQLADGIVAGPRSATPTAVWVRVGDQLDEAVAAASGRPDERAIATAAHALGRIDEALALLADRHHATVVGAMSAGPGIIAV is encoded by the coding sequence GTGCCGAGGACCGAGACCACGAACCGGACCGCCCCGCGGCGACGGACCCGCACCCAGCGACTGACGGACCGTGCCCTCGCACTCGACCCGGGGCTCGTGAAGACCGACGGTGCCCTCCGCACCCTCGTCGCCGTCCCGGCCGGCATGGCCGTCGGGTACGCGATCGCCACGGCGTTCGGCCTGCCGGCGATCCTCGGCGTGATGATCGGCGCGATGCCGGCCTTCATCACCTGCCTGGTCATCGTCGACCCGAGCACGGGCCGGACCGCCGCGCGCACCGGCGCGGTCCTCGTGCCGTTCGTCGTCGCACTCGCCGGGAGCATCGCCCTGCAGCCGTTCCGGCTCCTCGAACTCGTCCTCATCGTGGTGCTGCTGTTCGTGCAGTTCGCGGCGGCCTCGTGGGGCGTGTGGGCGGCGGACGCGGCGATCGTCGGGTTCGCCGGGTACCTCTGCGGACTCCTGCTGCCCCTGCCCGAGACGAGCGTCGTCCCGCTCGGGCTCGTCGTCGCGGGCTCCCTCGCCGTGACGATCGTCGTCCGCCTCCTGTTCCGGCCGGATCCGCACCGGGCGCTGCTCCGGACCCGTCGCGGGTTCGTCGCCCGGGGGTCCGACGGGCTCGAGGCAGCCGCCGCGGTCCTGGCCGCCGGAGCCGTCGGCGCCGCCGCGGACGACCAGCGCGCCCGCCGCCGTGCCCTCCGCCGGCTCGGACGCGCTCGTGACCGGTACCACGAGATCGCCCTGACGGTCGACGGCATGCTCGCCGCGAGCGGGGTCGACGCCGACACCACCGCCGAGGAACTGCACCGCCTGGTGTTCGACACGCACTTCGCGATCGACGAGCTCGGCCGCGCGGCCGGGGCACTGGTCGAGCAGGGCGCGCCGTCGGACGTCCGGCACGCCGCGCTCCGGGCCGTCACGCTCGTCCTCCGACACGGCGGCAGCCACGGCCAGGAGGCAGCGCACACCCTCCTCGCCCGCTACGGGATCACGGCCTCGGCGGCCGACGACGGATCCCGGACGACCGCGCTCGTCCGCCGCATGGCTGCCGAGTTCACCGACCTGCGGTCCGCCGGACTCCGGTGGCGCGAGCTCCGTGACGAGCTGCCCCGCCACGGTGCCGGTGTGCCCTTCGCCACGCCGGTGATCCTCGCCGGCGGGCGCCCGGCCGGAGCCGTGCCGGTCGTCGCGGACGCCGTCGCCGAGGGCCCGTGGCGCCGCTGGCACCTCACCGCGTCGCTCCGGACCGCCGTCCACGCCGCCATCGCCGTCGCGATCGTCGAACCGCTCGCCCTCCTGCTCGACGGGAGCCGGTTCTACTGGGGTGTCATCGGTGTGATGATCGTCCTCGCCGGCACGAACACCACGCACGAGCGGATCCGGAAGGGCCTCCACCGCGGCGTCGGGACGGTCGTCGGGGGAGCGGTGGGGATCGTCCTCGTGCACCTGCTCGGCACGACGCACCCGTGGGTGACGATCGTGCTCGTGTGCGTCCTGCTCGCCGTCGGCACGTACGGCTTCGGCGGCGTGTACTCGGTCTGGGCCGCGTGCCTCGTGGTCGTCCTCTGCCAGGTGTACGCGTTCTCCGGCACCTTCACGGACGCCCTCATCCCGATGCGGCTCGCCGAGAACCTGCTCGGTGCCGCGGTCGCGGTGCTCGTCAGCGCGGTCGTCTTCCCGATCGCCACCCGTGCCGTCATCCGGCGCGCGGTGCGCCGGCAGCTGGTCGCCGTCCGCGCGTTCGTGCTCGCGCTGGTGGGGGTCGAGGACGACGACGAGGCGGACGCGGCCGACACGGCGGAGGCGGACCGCGCCCGGCGTGACCTGCGCGCCCGGTCGCGCGCGGTCGACGCCGCCACCTACCAACTGGACGCCGTCCTGCGTCCGATGGTCCGCTTCCCGACCGGCGGGCCGGCGCGCGCCGACGCCAGGACGCGCGCCTCACTGCAGGCGGCCGCGACCTTCGCGCGCGAGGCGGCCGGGAGGCTCGGCTCGGCCCCGCAGGACCCGCCAGCGGCCCTGCGCGGTGCGGCCGACCGCCTCGCCGCCTCGATCGCGCAGCTCGCCGACGGCATCGTGGCCGGGCCGCGGTCCGCCACGCCGACGGCGGTCTGGGTCCGGGTCGGCGACCAGCTCGACGAGGCGGTGGCCGCCGCCTCCGGACGGCCGGACGAGCGGGCGATCGCGACGGCCGCGCACGCGCTCGGCCGGATCGACGAGGCGCTCGCGCTGCTCGCCGACCGCCACCACGCAACGGTCGTCGGGGCGATGTCGGCGGGTCCTGGCATCATCGCCGTGTGA